TGTGGGACCGGACCGCGATGGCCGGGGCTCTCGTCGGCATCAGCGTGCCGGTGCCCTTCGCTGCGCTGCTCCTCCAGTACGTGCTCGTCGTGCAGCTGCAGGTGCTCCCGTTCCCGCAGTCGGTGGCGTTCAGCGACGACCCGGTCGGGTGGTTCGAGTCGTACATCATGCCGTGGACCGTGCTCGCGCTCGGCTACGCGGCCGTGTACGCGCGCATCGTGCGGGCCAACGTGATCGACACCCTGCAGGAGGACTACCTGCGGACCGCGCGCGCCAAGGGCCTGTCGGCCGCGCTCGTGATCCGTCGCCATGCCCTCCGGCCGTCGCTCACGCCCGTCGTCACGTTGTTCGGCATGGACTTCGCCGGGCTGCTCGGCGGGGCCGTGATCGCCGAGAGCATCTTCGGCCTCAACGGCGTCGGCAAGGTCGCCGCCGACTCCATCGCCAAGAACGACCAGCCCGTCATCATGGGCGTCACGCTCCTCGCCGCGGCCTTCGTGGTCGTCGGGAACGTCGTCGTCGACGTGCTCTACACCGTGCTCGACCCCCGAGTGAGGATCACCGCGTGACCGCCACAGAGACGCACCGCCCGCCCGCCCGCGCCGTCCCCGGGACGCCGCTCCTCGAGGTGGAGCACCTCACCATCGCGTTCCCCACGTCGCGGGGACCGGTCGAGGTCGTGAAGGACCTCTCCTTCCGCGTGGAGCCGGACAGCACCCTCGGCATCGTGGGGGAGTCCGGATCCGGCAAGTCGATGACCTCGCTCGCCGTGATGGGCCTCATCCCGCGCGGCGGCACGGTCACCGGATCCATCAAGCTGGCCGGCGAGGAGCTCGTGGGCCGCACCGACCGGGAGCTGCGGGCCATGCGCGGCGACCGCATGGCGATGGTGTTCCAGGATCCGCTCTCCTCGCTCAACCCCTACTACACGGTGGGGCTGCAGATCGAGGAGGCCTACCGGGCGCATCGCCCCGGCTCCCGGAAGGCCGTGCGCTCGACCGTGGTGGCGGCGCTCGAGCGGGTCGGGATCAAGGAGGCCGCGACGCGCGTGGACCACTACCCGCACCAGTTCTCGGGCGGCATGCGGCAGCGCATCATGATCGCGATGGCGCTGTGCCTCGAGCCCGAGCTGCTCATCGCCGACGAGCCGACCACGGCGCTCGACGTGACGGTGCAGGCGCAGATCCTCGACCTCATGCGCTCCATCCGCGCCGAGACGGGGATGGGCATGCTCGTCATCACCCACGACCTCGCGGTGGTCTCGTCGCTGGCCGACGAGGTGCTCGTCATGCAGCACGGGCACCGCGTGGAGAGCGGCACCACCGAGCGCGTGTTCACCGCGCCGGAGGACCCGTACACGCACGCCCTGCTCGAGGCGATCCCCCGCATCGACGCCGCCTACGACCGCCTGACGACGGGACCCGCCTCATGAGCCCACACGACGCATCCGCCCCCGCGCCCGCCCCGACCGCCACAGCGGCGACGCCCGAGCCCTTCCTCTCCGCGCGCGACCTCACCAAGGAGTACGTGACGCGCGGCGGCCGCGGGCTCCGGCCGCCCGTGCGGCGCTTCCTCGCGGTCGACGGCGTGAGCCTCGACGTGCCGACCGGGCAGACCCTCTCCATCGTGGGCGAGTCCGGATCCGGCAAGTCGACGACCGCGCGCATCATCGCGCACCTGCTCGACCCGACCTCCGGCACGTTCGCGCTGAAGGGCGAGGACATGACGCACGCGAAGGGCGCCGCCCTCCGCGAGTTCCGGCGGCAGGTGCAGGTGGTGTTCCAGGATCCGGCGTCGTCGCTGAACCCGCGGCACACGGTGGAGCAGATCATCAGCGCGCCCCTGCGGTACCAGGGCATCACGACGCCGGGCGGGCACGGGCAGCTCGTGCGCGACCTGCTCGACCGGGTGGGCCTCAACCCCGACCACGCGCAGCGCTATCCCGCGCAGTTCTCGGGCGGGCAGTGCCAGCGCATCGGGATCGCGCGGGCGCTCGCCGTGAGCCCGGGCCTCATCGTGTGCGACGAGGCGGTCTCCGCGCTCGACGTCACGGTGCAGGCGCGCGTCATCGCGCTGCTCCGC
This window of the Clavibacter sepedonicus genome carries:
- a CDS encoding ABC transporter permease, which encodes MIGYLLRRAGAAVIVLALISLFTYAIFFLLQPDPAVTICGKTCTPDKIDSIRALLGLDRPFWVQYGDFVTGLFTGRTYGDGPTAIQCTAPCLGFSFQTQQPVLDLLLSRLPVSITVAVGAAVLWILFGVAGGLVSAIKQGSVWDRTAMAGALVGISVPVPFAALLLQYVLVVQLQVLPFPQSVAFSDDPVGWFESYIMPWTVLALGYAAVYARIVRANVIDTLQEDYLRTARAKGLSAALVIRRHALRPSLTPVVTLFGMDFAGLLGGAVIAESIFGLNGVGKVAADSIAKNDQPVIMGVTLLAAAFVVVGNVVVDVLYTVLDPRVRITA
- a CDS encoding ABC transporter ATP-binding protein, which codes for MTATETHRPPARAVPGTPLLEVEHLTIAFPTSRGPVEVVKDLSFRVEPDSTLGIVGESGSGKSMTSLAVMGLIPRGGTVTGSIKLAGEELVGRTDRELRAMRGDRMAMVFQDPLSSLNPYYTVGLQIEEAYRAHRPGSRKAVRSTVVAALERVGIKEAATRVDHYPHQFSGGMRQRIMIAMALCLEPELLIADEPTTALDVTVQAQILDLMRSIRAETGMGMLVITHDLAVVSSLADEVLVMQHGHRVESGTTERVFTAPEDPYTHALLEAIPRIDAAYDRLTTGPAS
- a CDS encoding ATP-binding cassette domain-containing protein, with the protein product MSPHDASAPAPAPTATAATPEPFLSARDLTKEYVTRGGRGLRPPVRRFLAVDGVSLDVPTGQTLSIVGESGSGKSTTARIIAHLLDPTSGTFALKGEDMTHAKGAALREFRRQVQVVFQDPASSLNPRHTVEQIISAPLRYQGITTPGGHGQLVRDLLDRVGLNPDHAQRYPAQFSGGQCQRIGIARALAVSPGLIVCDEAVSALDVTVQARVIALLRDLQRERGLSYVFIAHDLAVVRQLSDRVAVMSSGKVVEEGTRDDVFERPQHPYTRSLLDAVPRIDPEWDRRRQAARAAAGLDTTAIETAGGSAA